In a single window of the Candidatus Kaiserbacteria bacterium genome:
- a CDS encoding DUF1902 domain-containing protein, with translation MKNIIQFQITEEDGYYIAEGVNVAIVTDAPTLDELAKNIKDAVALYFENEDYSTLGFGSAPSVLANFEISALTYA, from the coding sequence ATGAAAAATATTATTCAATTTCAAATCACAGAAGAAGATGGATACTATATTGCCGAAGGTGTAAATGTCGCGATTGTGACAGACGCTCCTACGCTTGACGAACTTGCTAAAAATATTAAAGACGCCGTTGCGCTTTACTTTGAAAATGAGGACTATTCGACTCTTGGATTTGGGAGCGCTCCGTCGGTACTCGCCAACTTTGAAATTTCTGCACTGACGTATGCCTAA
- a CDS encoding type II toxin-antitoxin system HicA family toxin: protein MPKLKRLSQKDVISILLTQGFELSGQTGSHIKLKRFSAYGTEVLIVPNHKEIKLGTLKKIFNQASRYIPQDILRKEFYSE from the coding sequence ATGCCTAAACTAAAACGTCTTTCTCAAAAGGATGTTATTTCTATTCTCTTGACTCAAGGTTTTGAGTTGTCTGGACAAACGGGAAGTCATATTAAATTAAAGCGTTTTTCCGCATATGGTACAGAAGTGCTTATAGTCCCAAATCATAAGGAAATTAAACTGGGTACGCTCAAAAAAATATTCAATCAGGCGAGTAGATACATTCCGCAAGACATACTGAGGAAGGAATTTTATTCCGAATAA
- the miaA gene encoding tRNA (adenosine(37)-N6)-dimethylallyltransferase MiaA, whose translation MKKHKAIVIVGPTASGKTSLSIELAKKFGGEVVSADSRQVYTGLDIGTGKVTQEEMQGIPHHLLDVAQPNEVYTAHDYVRDGRRAMSDVLSRGKLPIIVGGTFFYVDALLGDVSTPEVSPNPELRTELEKLPTEELFLKLQKQDTARALTIDQNNRRRLIRAIEIASAIEVVPKTQAVELYNPLKIGISIEKEELVKNIHTRLIERLDRGMIDEVVALHKNGLSYERMTELGIEYEYIAKYLQNIITENEMCALIETKSWQYAKRQMTWLKRDEDIQWFEREESEKIEEMVKAFLNT comes from the coding sequence ATGAAAAAACATAAGGCCATAGTTATCGTAGGCCCTACAGCATCGGGAAAGACTTCCCTTTCTATAGAACTTGCCAAAAAATTTGGTGGCGAGGTTGTTTCTGCTGATTCAAGGCAGGTATATACGGGACTCGATATTGGTACGGGAAAAGTGACACAGGAAGAAATGCAGGGTATTCCTCACCATCTCCTCGATGTCGCACAGCCAAACGAGGTGTACACCGCCCACGACTACGTCCGCGACGGCCGAAGAGCAATGAGTGACGTCCTTTCACGGGGAAAATTACCCATTATTGTTGGAGGTACCTTTTTCTATGTAGACGCACTTCTTGGCGATGTCTCAACACCAGAAGTTTCACCAAACCCCGAATTACGTACTGAACTCGAGAAACTCCCAACTGAAGAACTTTTTTTAAAACTTCAGAAACAGGACACAGCACGAGCCCTCACTATTGATCAGAATAATAGAAGAAGACTCATACGAGCGATTGAAATTGCTTCGGCTATTGAAGTAGTACCGAAGACTCAGGCTGTGGAGTTGTATAATCCTCTTAAAATTGGCATTAGTATCGAAAAGGAGGAATTGGTCAAAAATATACACACACGCCTCATAGAGCGATTAGATAGGGGAATGATTGATGAGGTTGTCGCTCTCCACAAGAATGGTCTTTCGTATGAGCGAATGACCGAGCTCGGCATTGAGTATGAGTACATTGCAAAATATCTTCAAAATATCATTACAGAAAATGAGATGTGTGCCCTTATAGAAACAAAAAGTTGGCAATATGCAAAACGACAAATGACCTGGCTCAAGAGAGATGAAGATATACAATGGTTTGAAAGAGAAGAATCTGAGAAAATCGAGGAAATGGTGAAAGCATTCCTAAATACCTAA
- a CDS encoding ATP-dependent DNA helicase RecQ: MYSTLKQYFGYDEFRPLQKDIIEKVMDKQDCVVLMPTGGGKSLCFQLPALLQPGTTIVISPLISLMKDQVDALTGNGIPAAFINSSLRQDEISGVIEKVKNGSLKILYITPERLALPHFEALLHTLPVSLFAIDEAHCISEWGHDFRPDYRNLKSLRQKFPSIPIIALTATATEKVRADIVSQLALPSPHIFTSSFNRQNLSYEVLPKKDSFSTILSLVSLYKGESIIIYCFSRKDTETVAEKLNKQGYKASTYHAGLSADTRRDNQERFIRDDIQIMVATIAFGMGIDKPDVRLVIHHSLPKSIEGYYQETGRAGRDGLPARCVLLFSLADKFKHDFFNNRIADPVEKQQVQYNLEQSVQYGKLTGCRRKFLLKYFNEEYTKQNCGNCDYCISPTPLIIQKTKKVVPKSVVSVVKNASYDVSLFEALRQVRTSEAARLRVPPYIVFGDKALHEMALHKPKTNEAFLSISGVGEKKLSQFGEIFMNAIRGYEG; this comes from the coding sequence ATGTACAGCACCTTAAAACAATACTTTGGCTACGACGAATTTCGACCGTTGCAAAAAGATATAATTGAAAAAGTAATGGACAAACAGGACTGTGTCGTCCTTATGCCAACTGGTGGTGGGAAATCGCTCTGTTTCCAACTACCCGCCTTGCTGCAACCGGGCACCACCATTGTCATTTCCCCACTCATCTCACTCATGAAAGATCAGGTGGATGCACTCACGGGGAACGGCATACCCGCAGCATTTATTAATAGTTCCCTCCGTCAAGATGAAATCAGCGGAGTAATAGAGAAGGTAAAAAATGGGTCACTTAAAATTTTGTACATAACACCAGAACGACTCGCACTTCCCCATTTTGAAGCACTCTTACACACACTGCCAGTGAGCCTATTCGCTATTGATGAAGCGCACTGTATCTCTGAGTGGGGCCACGACTTTAGACCAGACTATCGTAACCTCAAATCACTTCGACAAAAATTTCCTTCTATTCCCATCATTGCTCTTACCGCTACTGCAACGGAAAAAGTCCGTGCAGATATCGTGAGCCAACTTGCGCTCCCCTCACCGCACATTTTCACTTCAAGCTTTAATCGGCAAAACTTGAGTTATGAAGTGTTACCAAAAAAAGATTCCTTCTCCACTATTCTTTCTCTTGTGTCTCTATATAAGGGTGAAAGCATTATCATCTACTGCTTCTCTCGAAAGGACACTGAAACGGTTGCAGAGAAATTAAATAAGCAAGGATATAAAGCAAGTACGTATCACGCAGGTCTGAGTGCTGATACCCGCAGAGACAACCAGGAGCGCTTTATTCGTGACGATATCCAAATCATGGTGGCTACCATTGCCTTTGGCATGGGAATAGACAAACCCGATGTACGATTAGTCATTCATCATAGTCTCCCCAAATCAATAGAAGGATACTATCAAGAGACAGGTCGCGCAGGGCGAGACGGCCTCCCTGCACGTTGCGTACTCTTGTTTTCTCTTGCTGATAAATTCAAACATGACTTTTTTAACAACAGAATCGCAGACCCAGTGGAAAAACAACAGGTACAGTACAATCTCGAACAATCAGTACAATATGGAAAACTAACGGGATGCCGTCGAAAGTTTTTGCTTAAATATTTTAATGAAGAGTACACAAAGCAAAACTGCGGAAACTGTGACTACTGTATTTCTCCCACTCCACTCATAATTCAAAAAACTAAGAAGGTGGTGCCGAAGTCAGTTGTGTCAGTAGTTAAAAATGCGAGTTATGACGTCTCATTATTTGAAGCACTACGTCAAGTGAGAACAAGCGAAGCAGCACGACTTCGCGTTCCTCCGTACATTGTCTTTGGCGACAAAGCACTTCATGAAATGGCTCTTCATAAACCAAAAACGAATGAAGCGTTCCTCAGCATCAGTGGTGTGGGTGAGAAGAAGTTGTCTCAGTTTGGAGAGATTTTTATGAATGCGATTCGGGGGTATGAGGGGTGA